One Chanodichthys erythropterus isolate Z2021 chromosome 22, ASM2448905v1, whole genome shotgun sequence DNA window includes the following coding sequences:
- the LOC137012218 gene encoding C-C chemokine receptor type 8-like, with amino-acid sequence MNNSTVDFTTPEASYLFGLVDSRIFVFSISFLFGLPTHSYVIWLIIRGAGSGVASEFFFFNLSVCEIGNSLSSMFGLLSYLFSSFTILTYFLQGLGIIGRPLFQCLMCVERYLAVIHPVTFLKYKPLRYRAICCTLAWITTLGSCLFCIFTLIPFNMKPYVWFFSTAFLFFLSIQLFCLVAVLRALKQSGPGERRREREKENHMKRRGFYLILISTMNMVIQYVPFTITGFFVILTQKDILDIWFPAFLCYVLAGFVQPVVYLIFLPLFCIKRGLVVLYMFACLFCVFISVNLQYCCFYSLSSSSCFVLRLFSEL; translated from the coding sequence ATGAATAACTCTACAGTAGACTTCACCACACCAGAAGCATCCTATTTGTTTGGACTAGTGGACAGTAGAATATTTGTCTTCAGCATCAGTTTCTTGTTTGGTCTTCCTACACACTCCTATGTCATATGGCTAATCATCAGAGGAGCAGGAAGTGGAGTTGCATCAGAGTTTTTCTTCTTCAACCTCTCTGTTTGTGAGATTGGTAACAGCCTCAGTTCAATGTTCGGTCTACTGTCGTACTTGTTTTCAAgtttcacaatattaacatattttttgcAAGGACTAGGCATAATTGGCCGTCCTCTGTTTCAGTGTCTGATGTGTGTTGAGCGTTACCTGGCAGTGATTCATCCTGTAACCTTTCTGAAGTACAAACCTCTCAGATATAGAGCGATCTGCTGCACTTTGGCCTGGATAACCACTCTTGGTTCTTGTTTATTCTGCATCTTTACTTTAATACCATTCAACATGAAGCCATATGTATGGTTTTTCTCTACAGCATTCCTATTCTTCCTCTCCATCcagttgttttgtcttgtggctGTTCTCAGAGCTCTGAAGCAGTCAGGACCaggagagagaaggagagagagggagaaagaaaACCACATGAAGAGAAGAGGATTTTATCTTATTCTGATATCAACAATGAACATGGTTATTCAATATGTGCCATTTACTATCACAGGATTCTTTGTCATTCTAACTCAAAAGGATATTCTTGACATTTGGTTTCCTGCTTTTCTTTGTTATGTGCTGGCTGGTTTTGTGCAGcctgttgtttatttaatttttctgccTCTGTTCTGCATAAAACGTGGTCTTGTAGTATTGTAcatgtttgcttgtttgttctGTGTGTTCATCTCAGTGAATCTACAGTACTGTTGTTTCTACTCTTTGTCTTCATCCAGTTGTTTTGTCTTGCGGCTGTTCTCAGAGCTCTGA
- the LOC137012219 gene encoding chemokine XC receptor 1-like — MNNSTVNFFTPEGSTNSTTQSIELMDSLNIYIHGINVLFGLPTHSYVIWLIITGSGVASGFFNLNLSVCDTGNCLLSLFYIIYFCGFSHLTTLTEFLIGISITGRPLFQCLMCVERYLAVVHPVTFLKYKPLRYRVICCTVAWVITLGSCVYCVFTVGLFYMYIWFYLIQSLLFLSIQLFCLVAVLRALKQSRPGERCREREEENLMKRRAFLLIVITTVSVIIFYMPFTISGFFFLTHKYIKELFSVSFICNVLISFVQPALYLHRVGKLFCLCSP; from the coding sequence ATGAACAACTCTACAGTGAACTTCTTCACACCTGAAGGTTCTACAAACTCCACAACTCAGTCCATTGAGCTGATGGACAGTCTGAACATTTATATACATGGCATCAATGTATTGTTTGGTCTTCCTACACACTCCTATGTTATATGGCTTATCATCACAGGATCAGGAGTTGCATCAGGATTCTTTAACCTCAATTTGTCTGTTTGTGATACTGGTAACTGTCTGCTCTCattgttttatataatttatttttgtgggTTTTCACATCTAACAACATTAACAGAGTTTTTGATAGGAATATCCATCACTGGTCGTCCTCTGTTTCAGTGTCTGATGTGTGTTGAGCGTTACCTGGCAGTGGTTCATCCTGTAACCTTTCTGAAGTACAAACCTCTCAGATATAGAGTGATCTGCTGCACTGTGGCCTGGGTAATCACTCTTGGATCCTGTGTGTACTGCGTCTTTACTGTAGgcttattttatatgtatatatggtTCTACTTGATTCAgtccctcctcttcctctccatccagttgttttgtcttgtggctGTTCTCAGAGCTCTGAAACAGTCAAGACCAGGAGAGAgatgtagagagagagaggaggaaaaCCTAATGAAAAGAAGAGCATTTCTTCTCATTGTAATAACTACTGTAAGCGTGATTATTTTCTATATGCCATTTACTATCTCaggattcttttttttaacacataaGTATATTAAGGAACTTTTTTCTGTGAGTTTTATTTGTAATGTACTTATTAGTTTTGTTCAGCCTGCTCTTTATCTGCACCGGGTTGGAAAACTCTTCTGTCTTTGCTCTCCATAA
- the LOC137012220 gene encoding C-C chemokine receptor type 8-like has product MRKSAVNFTSEASTNSTYNLTHLDICVYSINVLFGLPTHSYVIWFIITGTGNGVTSEFFNLNLSLCEIGICLNSLLTIIYFYSQFSHLAILADFLLGLFVTGRPLFQCLMCVERYLAVVHPVTFLKYKPLRYKMICCTVAWIITLGSCLYCMFNTNQPDFNIYIYFYLIQFIVFFSIQLFCLVTVLRALKQSGPGERGRVRVEENHMKRRAFCLILITSVTMSVIYMPFIISGFYFILSHLFIVDIFSIGLFCFILAGFVQPVLYLHRAGKLPCLCSL; this is encoded by the coding sequence ATGAGAAAATCTGCAGTGAACTTCACATCTGAAGCATCTACAAATTCAACATATAATTTAACACACCTGGACATTTGTGTTTACAGCATCAATGTCTTGTTTGGTCTTCCTACACACTCCTATGTGATCTGGTTCATCATCACAGGAACAGGAAATGGAGTTACATCAGAGTTTTTCAACCTCAATCTCTCTTTGTGTGAGATTGGTATCTGTCTGAACTCTTTATTGactataatttatttctattcTCAGTTTTCACATCTTGCAATATTAGCAGATTTTTTATTAGGACTATTCGTCACCGGTCGTCCTCTGTTTCAGTGTCTGATGTGTGTTGAGCGTTACCTGGCAGTGGTTCATCCTGTAACCTTTCTAAAGTACAAACCTCTCAGATATAAAATGATCTGCTGCACTGTGGCCTGGATAATCACTCTTGGATCCTGTTTGTACTGCATGTTTAATACAAACCAACctgattttaatatttacatatacTTTTACTTGATTCAGTTCATTGTCTTCTTCTCCATCcagttgttttgtcttgtgactGTTCTCAGAGCTCTGAAACAGTCAGGAccaggagagagagggagagtgaGAGTAGAGGAAAACCACATGAAGAGAAGAGCGTTTTGTCTCATTCTAATAACTTCTGTTACCATGTCTGTTATATATATGCCATTTATTATCTCAGGATTCTATTTCATTCTTTCACATCTGTTTATTGTGGACATTTTTTCTattggtttgttttgttttattctggCTGGTTTTGTTCAGCCTGTTCTTTATCTTCATCGGGCTGGAAAACTTCCCTGTCTTTGTTCTTTATAA